From the genome of Gemmatimonadota bacterium:
TCCCCGGTGAGAACGAGTACGCGGGGAAGGGGGTCTCGTACTGCGCCGTCTGCGACGGGGCCTTCTTCAAGGGGCACACGATCGCGGTCGTCGGCGGTGGCGACGCCGCGTGCGAGGAAGCCGACTACCTGACGCGCTTCGCGACCAAGGTCTACCTCATCCACCGCCGCGACACGTTCCGCGCCTCGAAGATCGTGCAGAAGCGCGTCTTCGAGAATCCGAAGATCGAGGTCATCTGGAACACCGTCGTCGACCAGGTGCACGGCGACGCCCAGGGGCTCGTCGATCATGTCACCCTGCGCGACGTGAACGCCGGCGCCACGCGCGACCTGGCGGTCACCGGCTTCTTCGTCTTCATCGGGTTCAAGCCCAACACGACGATCATCGCCGATCACGTCGATCACGACGAGTCGGGCTACCTCCGCACCAGCTGGCACATGGAGACCACGATCCCGGGGCTCTTTGCGGCTGGCGACGTGCGCGTGCAGCTCACGCGACAGGTCACGACCGCCGTCGGAGACGCCACGACCGCCGCGGTGGCCGCGGAGAAGTACCTCACGGCCCTCAAGGATGCGGCCAAGGCGCGTGCGGCCGAGGGAGAAGGGACGGCGTGAAACGCTCGGTCTTCGTCGTCGGCGCCTTCCAGGAGAACTGCTACCTCGTCGCGGACGAGGCGGCCGGCAAGGCCGTCCTGATCGATCCGGGGGACGACGGCGACCGACTGTGCGATGCCGTACAGCGCGCGGGGCTCACCCTCGAGGCCATCTGGCTCACGCATGCGCACCTCGATCACATCGGCGGAATCGCCGCCATCAAGCGGCGCGTCGACGTCCCGGTCTTTCTCCACCCCGACGACCTGACGGTGTATCGCTACGCCCCGCAGGCGGCGGCGATGTACGGGCTCCCCTTCGAACTCGGTCCGCTCCCCGATCGCACCCTGTCTGAGGGGGATGTCATGACCCTCGGCTCGTTGCGTTTCGAGGTGTGGCACATGCCGGGGCACGCCCCCGGGCACGTCATCTTCCACGGCCACGGCATCTGCTTCGGCGGCGACGTGCTCTTCGCCGGCTCGGTGGGGCGCACCGACCTCCCGCTCTCGGACGGCGAGGCCTTTCAACGCACACTCGCCCGGATCGCGACGCTCCCCCCCGAGACAGTGGTCTGTCCCGGGCACGGCCCGGAGACGACCATCGCCGACGAGATCGCCGCCAACCCCTTTCTCAGTGGACAAGCGCGACCGTTGCGGAGGTAGCCGTTCGTCTCGACCGCCAGCGGAGTCCGGCGCGGCCTCGCGTCTCGAACGCGGTGGCTTGGCGTTGTCGGGAACTCCTGTGAACTCCGGTGTCACACCTCCGATCACCTCTCGCCGGTCCGTCCGCGGCCTTCCTCTTCGATCCCCCTGATGCGCATCCCTCGTCAGTCCCGTCTCGCCTCCGGTTCGCTCGCGGCCCTCGTGGCGGCCGTCGTTCTCGTCACTGCCTGCGACACGACGTCTTCGTTCTCGCCCAGTCAGCAGAAGTGGGGCTTCATCTACGTCTCGGCCCTCAAGACCACGGGCGGCGAGTATCGGGTCGCCCCCACCGGATCGTTCTTTCGCGGCTCGATCTCGTCGATTCCTGACGCGCGCATCCGCACCGACTCCTGCTTTACCGTCGGCGACTATGTCGCGCCGAGCAACGGCGTCCTCACCGGGGTGACGTATCTCGACGCAGGGGCGAGCCTCACGGCCAAGCTCGGGACGACGACCAACACGATTCCTCGCGTCAGCGCGAGCGCATCGACGCTGTACAACCTGGCCTCCGGGACCACGCTGCCATACACCCCGGGCGACTCGATCGTCATGACCGTTCCGGGCGCGAGCGGCGGCTACCCCGGCGCCGAGGTCCGCGGACGCAGTGCCGAGCCGTTCACCTTCGATGCCGTCGTCCCGTCGACCGCGACGATTCCACTCAAGTGGTCGGCCGCCACTGATGGCAACAGCGCCATGATCATCTCGCTGCAGTACACGCCGGCGACCTCGGGCGCCAAGACGCAGGAGATCCGCTGCGCCTTCACCGACGACGGCGTGGATTCCATCCCGCTGCGCCAACATCAGGCCTGGTCGTCGGCGACGAACGCGAGCCGCTCGATCACCTTCACGCGGCTCCGCACCAGCATCGTCTCCGTCGACGACGGCGCCCTGGAGCTGATCTCGACGTTCAACGTCCCGACGCCCACGCCGTAACGTGGGTAGGTGGGGGCGCGGCCGCCGATGCGCGCTGCGCCCCCTCGGCGCCCCCCGTTTCCCTAGTCGCGCATGTCGGAGACCCGGACGGAACGTGACCCGTTAGGCGCGATGGATGTGCCGGCCGAGGCGCTGTACGGGGTGCAGACCGCGCGCGCGGTGCAGAACTTCCCCATCAGCGGGCTGCGCCCCCTCGAACCGTTCGTCGTCGCCCACGTCTGGATCAAGAAGGCGGCGGCCCTCACCCACAAGGAAACGGGGCGCCTCGACGCGCGCCTCGCCGACGCGATCGTCGCCGCGGCCGATGAAGTCCTGGCCGGACGGCACCGCGAGCACTTCGTCGTCGATCCCTACCAGGCGGGGGCAGGGACGAGCCACAACATGAACGTGAACGAGGTCCTCGCCAATCGCGCCAACGAGTTGTTAGGCGGTCGCCGGGGGGAGTACACCCCGGTGCATCCCAACGACCACGTCAACATGGCGCAAAGCACCAACGACACGATTCCCACGAACATCCGCCTTGCCGCCCTCGCGCGACTCGCGCCTCTCGCGGCGGCTTTCGAGGGGCTGCGCGATGCGCTGGCCGCCAAGGGGATCGAATTCGACGATGTGGTGAAGGCCGGGCGCACGCACCTGCAGGACGCGATGCCCATCCGCCTCGGACAGGAATTCACCGCCTACGCGGGCTCCATCGATCGCGCCCTGCGCCGCATCCGCGAAACGTCCGACTACCTGCGCGACCTCGGCATCGGCGGGAGCGCCGTCGGGACCGGGGTGACGGTCGAACCGTCGTATCCCGCGCGCATGGTGGTCCACCTGTCCGAGATGACCGGGCTGGTGTTGCGGGTCGGC
Proteins encoded in this window:
- the trxB gene encoding thioredoxin-disulfide reductase encodes the protein MAGGTCAAERHAGPACERAAGSRRRGDGRYHRRDRRAKLRRPARGSAHLTYRELNVGTHNYEVVIVGAGPAGMTAGLYAGRSMLKTVVLERGAPGGELLNTEMIEDYPGFEHVEGWDLAQKFASHAAKFGCEFHTRNVESVKRLDDGTFETRADDGEVYHSPTVIVTAGGTPIKLNIPGENEYAGKGVSYCAVCDGAFFKGHTIAVVGGGDAACEEADYLTRFATKVYLIHRRDTFRASKIVQKRVFENPKIEVIWNTVVDQVHGDAQGLVDHVTLRDVNAGATRDLAVTGFFVFIGFKPNTTIIADHVDHDESGYLRTSWHMETTIPGLFAAGDVRVQLTRQVTTAVGDATTAAVAAEKYLTALKDAAKARAAEGEGTA
- a CDS encoding MBL fold metallo-hydrolase — encoded protein: MKRSVFVVGAFQENCYLVADEAAGKAVLIDPGDDGDRLCDAVQRAGLTLEAIWLTHAHLDHIGGIAAIKRRVDVPVFLHPDDLTVYRYAPQAAAMYGLPFELGPLPDRTLSEGDVMTLGSLRFEVWHMPGHAPGHVIFHGHGICFGGDVLFAGSVGRTDLPLSDGEAFQRTLARIATLPPETVVCPGHGPETTIADEIAANPFLSGQARPLRR
- a CDS encoding aspartate ammonia-lyase; amino-acid sequence: MSETRTERDPLGAMDVPAEALYGVQTARAVQNFPISGLRPLEPFVVAHVWIKKAAALTHKETGRLDARLADAIVAAADEVLAGRHREHFVVDPYQAGAGTSHNMNVNEVLANRANELLGGRRGEYTPVHPNDHVNMAQSTNDTIPTNIRLAALARLAPLAAAFEGLRDALAAKGIEFDDVVKAGRTHLQDAMPIRLGQEFTAYAGSIDRALRRIRETSDYLRDLGIGGSAVGTGVTVEPSYPARMVVHLSEMTGLVLRVGADRIQLMQSMGDVAAFSGSLRVLALELSKIVSDLRLLVMGPRTGIDEIVLPAVQPGSSIMPGKINPSIPEMVNQVCFQVMGCDATVGIAAEHGQLELNVMMPVIAHNLLFSMQLLTNAATVLTEKCVKGIAAHREMCAYWVERSAALATALAPRIGYAAAAELSKRSVKEGTLIRDMVRNEGLLPPDEIDAVLDLRRMTEIGIPGGPHGPSSAG